Sequence from the [Bacteroides] pectinophilus genome:
ATTTCTAACATATGTTGCAAATATATCACATTAATAGTAAAATGTAAAGAAAAATGTGCGAAATAAATCACATCACTTAGATATCCTTTTTATGGAGCACATAGTATAATAGAATTATACTGAAAAAAAGGATTTATAAATAAATTTAAAAAGATATTCAATATTTGAAAAAAGATATGTAATATTCGCAAATGCAAATTGTACAAGCAGTTTGCTTGTGGTAAAATAATCCTAATAGTGATTGCACATTATACGGAGGAAAAGAGGATGGCAATTAGTTATAACGGATTATGGAAACAGTTAATCGACCATGGAATGAAAAAAGGAGATTTGTGTGCCAGGACTGGTCTTAGTTCCAGTACAATGGCAAAGATGACAAACTGCGAGTCGGTGAAACTATCAGTACTGGAAAAAATCTGCCAAGAGTTGGATTGTAACTTTGGAGATTTGATTGACTATGTACCGGATGACAAAGAAAAGTAAATTACCTTAGTTGAGGAATTGCTATGGAGAAAATAGATGTTATTGAGCAGGCAGCAAATAGGCTTCTGCAACATAATGTTGCAGAAGCCAGAATAGCGATAGAAACAGGATATCCATTTCATAAGATGACTGCACAAGGGCGTAATTATACAGATAAAGAGAAGATGGCTCAATTTGTACGTGATGGATTTATTGACAGATATAGTGGACAGAAACTTGTGAATCCAGGAATATTAAAGGTACTATCTTATTACATGCCTGAGACATTTCCATATCATGCGCATTGGAAAATGGAAGAATGTCATAATGCTTACTGGGAGTTTGTACCAACTGTAGATCACATATATCCTGTAGCATTAGGTGGGGCTGATTCTATGGATAACTGGGCGACAACGTCTATGCT
This genomic interval carries:
- a CDS encoding helix-turn-helix transcriptional regulator, with product MAISYNGLWKQLIDHGMKKGDLCARTGLSSSTMAKMTNCESVKLSVLEKICQELDCNFGDLIDYVPDDKEK
- a CDS encoding HNH endonuclease translates to MEKIDVIEQAANRLLQHNVAEARIAIETGYPFHKMTAQGRNYTDKEKMAQFVRDGFIDRYSGQKLVNPGILKVLSYYMPETFPYHAHWKMEECHNAYWEFVPTVDHIYPVALGGADSMDNWATTSMLHNSIKSNWTLEQLNWKLYDAGDFDKYDGLTGLFTKLVEADKKLLSDSYIKRWYRLSVAVASK